A genomic stretch from Lathyrus oleraceus cultivar Zhongwan6 chromosome 2, CAAS_Psat_ZW6_1.0, whole genome shotgun sequence includes:
- the LOC127121195 gene encoding E3 ubiquitin-protein ligase SINA-like 10: MEPCSKESVDFSTDLNKNNSVSATISDPKILDCHNCFKPLCAPVFQCENGHIACSTCCSKFENKCHKCSKCSMDIILQRCRVIENLLQCIEIPCPNEKHGCKETITYSRKRNHEEECVYGPCHCPHPDCDFVAIPEELSKHFSNKHRSSRIKFSYGQFFTLSLKSYDETIVLQEEMDDKLFILNHSSTILGTAVNINIIDSISSESEYGYVIWAKSKKCCMKLHASAESVRRVTSPILSSEFLMIPSGYINSSPSTELEIRITFKMQIFIQTVSRKRIILKVDSLDTIASVKEKIHDKNVRQQCLFFDGKELEDLRSIADYNIKENSILHLIIGPPPPQPPFLFHQFGL, translated from the exons ATGGAACCATGCAGCAAAGAAAGTGTTGATTTCTCGACAGATCTTAATAAGAATAACTCCGTTTCTGCGACTATTTCCGACCCAAAAATTCTCGATTGCCACAACTGTTTCAAACCCCTATGTGCTCCCGTCTTTCAG TGTGAAAATGGTCATATTGCTTGCTCTACCTGCTGTTCTAAATTTGAGAACAAATGTCACAAGTGTAGCAAATGTTCAATGGACATTATATTACAACGTTGTAGAGTCATTGAGAATCTATTGCAATGTATCGAAATACCATGCCCAAATGAAAAACATGGTTGCAAGGAGACAATAACTTATAGTAGAAAGAGAAACCATGAAGAAGAATGTGTCTATGGGCCATGTCACTGTCCTCATCCAGATTGTGACTTTGTTGCAATACCAGAAGAGTTGTCCAAACATTTCAGCAATAAACACCGGAGTTCTCGGATCAAATTTTCTTATGGCCAGTTCTTCACTCTCTCCTTGAAGTCTTATGATGAAACCATTGTTCTTCAAGAGGAAATGGATGACAAATTATTTATTCTCAATCATAGTTCTACAATTCTGGGAACTGCAGTGAATATTAACATCATTGATTCTATTTCTTCGGAATCTGAGTATGGTTATGTTATTTGGGCTAAGTCCAAGAAATGCTGTATGAAGTTACATGCCTCTGCAGAAAGTGTCCGACGGGTAACTTCCCCCATACTTTCATCAGAATTCCTCATGATTCCATCTGGTTATATTAATTCTTCTCCATCCACCGAACTAGAAATTCGCATAACATTCAAG ATGCAAATATTCATTCAAACAGTGTCCAGAAAGAGGATTATCCTGAAGGTGGATAGTTTAGATACAATAGCCAGTGTGAAGGAGAAGATTCACGACAAGAATGTGCGCCAACAATGTTTGTTCTTTGATGGTAAGGAACTAGAGGACCTCCGCTCCATCGCCGATTACAACATTAAAGAGAATTCGATCCTCCACCTCATCATTGGCCCCCCTCCTCCTCAGCCCCCATTCCTGTTCCATCAATTTGGACTATAA